Genomic window (Planococcus sp. MSAK28401):
ATTGAGGGGGATTCGATGAAAAAGAAAGGCTTGATTGATTACCGGATTTTTCTTCCGGCTTTGATCATTATCATCGCAATCAGCGTTCCACTCGCGCTTTATGAAAGCCGTTCACTGGAATTGCTGAATGGGATTTTTACGACAATTGTTGAAGTATTTAGCTGGGGGTATCTCTGGTACGGCATTATATTAGTTGGGGCTGCGTTGTATTTTTCGTATTCCAAATACGGCGATATCGTTCTCGGCGATCCGGCAGAAAAGCCGCGCTTGACTTTATTTGAGTATGCATCTATTTTGATCGCCATGGGGCTCGGTTCGACGATCATGCGCACAGGCATGCTGCAATGGACATCCGTGGCAAACAACCCGCCCGCTGGAATGGACGCCGGTTCACCGGAATCGATTTTAATGGGCAATGCCTACAGCATGTTCTTATGGGGCTTCCAAGTATTCGCGATTTTCGTCATGATCGCCCCGGCGATGGCTTATACGCTGCACGTCAAGAAAAAGCCGATGATGCGCATGTCCGAAGCGGCTCGACCGGTTTTCGGCGATAAGTTGACGGATGGCTGGGCAGGGCGCTTGCTCGATATCCTGTTTTTGCTCAGCATCATGACAGGGGCTGCCGTAACGCTTGGCTTGGGCGCACCGATCATCACATATAATATTTCTGCTTTGATGAACATTGACGTGACGTTCGGATTGACGCTCGTCGTCACTATTGTCTGGGTGGCACTGTTTTCCGTCAGCGCTTATCTTGGCGTGGAGAAAGGCATCAAACGGCTCAGTACGTTCAATATCTATTTAGCTGGTGCCTTTACAGTGTTTATTCTGTTGGCAGGGCCTGGTGTCTTTATCCTGAATTATTTCTCAGACAGCGTTGCATCGCTGTTCACGAATTACTTGAGTTTTTCACTCAACACAGACTC
Coding sequences:
- a CDS encoding BCCT family transporter, producing MKKKGLIDYRIFLPALIIIIAISVPLALYESRSLELLNGIFTTIVEVFSWGYLWYGIILVGAALYFSYSKYGDIVLGDPAEKPRLTLFEYASILIAMGLGSTIMRTGMLQWTSVANNPPAGMDAGSPESILMGNAYSMFLWGFQVFAIFVMIAPAMAYTLHVKKKPMMRMSEAARPVFGDKLTDGWAGRLLDILFLLSIMTGAAVTLGLGAPIITYNISALMNIDVTFGLTLVVTIVWVALFSVSAYLGVEKGIKRLSTFNIYLAGAFTVFILLAGPGVFILNYFSDSVASLFTNYLSFSLNTDSVYQGAASHVQSNTVFWFAYSATWAMLHSVFAARISRGRTIREMIMTYLLAPTLLSWIATGVLGGLGVHRYLTGELPILDMVKENRMAVIPEILSTLPFGGLAIVVFIIVALIFLTTTLDSTTYTIAAYTSTLDMSKNEPPKILRILVAGIITIISLVLMRIGGLAPLEVVSGLMGLPIIFITFLMIYSAKKMMDQDRAWLTNVRDKETPLKRSKQKTKSE